One Paroedura picta isolate Pp20150507F chromosome 3, Ppicta_v3.0, whole genome shotgun sequence genomic window carries:
- the ELAVL3 gene encoding ELAV-like protein 3 isoform X5 has product MVTQIISTMETQVSNGPTSNSSLPNGPLISANGATDDSKTNLIVNYLPQNMTQEEFKSLFGSIGEIESCKLVRDKITGQSLGYGFVNYVDPNDADKAINTLNGLKLQTKTIKVSYARPSSASIRDANLYVSGLPKTMSQKEMEQLFSQYGRIITSRILVDQVTGVSRGVGFIRFDKRIEAEEAIKGLNGQKPLGASEPITVKFANNPSQKTGQALLTHLYQTTARRYTGPLHHQTQRFRFSPITIDSMTSLAGVNLTGASSAGWCIFVYNLSPEADESVLWQLFGPFGAVTNVKVIRDFTTNKCKGFGFVTMTNYDEAAMAIASLNGYRLGDRILQVSFKTSKQHKA; this is encoded by the exons CAGATAATCAGCACAATGGAGACCCAAGTGTCCAATGGCCCCACGAGCAACAGTTCCCTCCCCAACGGGCCCCTGATCAGCGCCAACGGGGCCACCGACGACTCCAAAACGAACCTCATTGTCAACTACCTGCCCCAGAACATGACCCAAGaggagttcaaaagcctctttGGAAGCATTGGGGAGATCGAGTCCTGCAAATTGGTCCGCGACAAAATCACAG GACAGAGTTTAGGCTACGGCTTCGTCAACTATGTGGACCCCAATGACGCCGACAAAGCCATCAACACCCTAAATGGACTCAAGCTCCAAACAAAAACAATCAAg gtgtcTTATGCCCGGCCCAGCTCGGCCTCCATCCGCGACGCCAACCTCTATGTCAGCGGCCTCCCCAAGACCATGAGCCAGAAAGAGATGGAGCAGCTCTTCTCCCAGTATGGCCGCATCATCACGTCCCGCATCCTCGTTGACCAGGTCACAG GCGTCTCCCGAGGGGTGGGCTTCATCCGCTTTGACAAGAGGATAGAGGCTGAGGAGGCCATCAAGGGGCTGAACGGGCAGAAGCCACTGGGAGCCAGCGAGCCCATCACGGTCAAGTTCGCCAACAACCCCAGCCAAAAAACCGGCCAGGCGCTGCTCACCCACCTCTACCAGACCACCGCCCGGCGGTACACCGGACCCCTGCACCACCAGACTCAGCGCTTCAG GTTCTCCCCCATCACGATCGACAGCATGACCAGCCTGGCGGGCGTCAACCTGACGGGGGCCTCCAGTGCGGGCTGGTGCATCTTTGTGTACAACCTCTCCCCCGAGGCAGACGAGAGCGTCCTCTGGCAGCTCTTCGGTCCCTTCGGGGCCGTCACCAACGTCAAGGTCATCCGCGACTTCACCACCAACAAATGCAAGGGCTTTGGCTTCGTCACCATGACCAACTACGACGAGGCCGCCATGGCCATCGCCAGCCTGAACGGCTACCGGCTGGGCGACCGGATCCTCCAGGTCTCCTTCAAGACCAGTAAGCAACACAAGGCGTGA
- the ELAVL3 gene encoding ELAV-like protein 3 isoform X3 encodes MVTQIISTMETQVSNGPTSNSSLPNGPLISANGATDDSKTNLIVNYLPQNMTQEEFKSLFGSIGEIESCKLVRDKITGQSLGYGFVNYVDPNDADKAINTLNGLKLQTKTIKVSYARPSSASIRDANLYVSGLPKTMSQKEMEQLFSQYGRIITSRILVDQVTGVSRGVGFIRFDKRIEAEEAIKGLNGQKPLGASEPITVKFANNPSQKTGQALLTHLYQTTARRYTGPLHHQTQRFRLDNLLNMAYGVKRFSPITIDSMTSLAGVNLTGASSAGWCIFVYNLSPEADESVLWQLFGPFGAVTNVKVIRDFTTNKCKGFGFVTMTNYDEAAMAIASLNGYRLGDRILQVSFKTSKQHKA; translated from the exons CAGATAATCAGCACAATGGAGACCCAAGTGTCCAATGGCCCCACGAGCAACAGTTCCCTCCCCAACGGGCCCCTGATCAGCGCCAACGGGGCCACCGACGACTCCAAAACGAACCTCATTGTCAACTACCTGCCCCAGAACATGACCCAAGaggagttcaaaagcctctttGGAAGCATTGGGGAGATCGAGTCCTGCAAATTGGTCCGCGACAAAATCACAG GACAGAGTTTAGGCTACGGCTTCGTCAACTATGTGGACCCCAATGACGCCGACAAAGCCATCAACACCCTAAATGGACTCAAGCTCCAAACAAAAACAATCAAg gtgtcTTATGCCCGGCCCAGCTCGGCCTCCATCCGCGACGCCAACCTCTATGTCAGCGGCCTCCCCAAGACCATGAGCCAGAAAGAGATGGAGCAGCTCTTCTCCCAGTATGGCCGCATCATCACGTCCCGCATCCTCGTTGACCAGGTCACAG GCGTCTCCCGAGGGGTGGGCTTCATCCGCTTTGACAAGAGGATAGAGGCTGAGGAGGCCATCAAGGGGCTGAACGGGCAGAAGCCACTGGGAGCCAGCGAGCCCATCACGGTCAAGTTCGCCAACAACCCCAGCCAAAAAACCGGCCAGGCGCTGCTCACCCACCTCTACCAGACCACCGCCCGGCGGTACACCGGACCCCTGCACCACCAGACTCAGCGCTTCAG GCTCGACAATTTGCTAAACATGGCATACGGCGTCAAGAG GTTCTCCCCCATCACGATCGACAGCATGACCAGCCTGGCGGGCGTCAACCTGACGGGGGCCTCCAGTGCGGGCTGGTGCATCTTTGTGTACAACCTCTCCCCCGAGGCAGACGAGAGCGTCCTCTGGCAGCTCTTCGGTCCCTTCGGGGCCGTCACCAACGTCAAGGTCATCCGCGACTTCACCACCAACAAATGCAAGGGCTTTGGCTTCGTCACCATGACCAACTACGACGAGGCCGCCATGGCCATCGCCAGCCTGAACGGCTACCGGCTGGGCGACCGGATCCTCCAGGTCTCCTTCAAGACCAGTAAGCAACACAAGGCGTGA
- the ELAVL3 gene encoding ELAV-like protein 3 isoform X4, translating into MVTQIISTMETQVSNGPTSNSSLPNGPLISANGATDDSKTNLIVNYLPQNMTQEEFKSLFGSIGEIESCKLVRDKITGQSLGYGFVNYVDPNDADKAINTLNGLKLQTKTIKVSYARPSSASIRDANLYVSGLPKTMSQKEMEQLFSQYGRIITSRILVDQVTGVSRGVGFIRFDKRIEAEEAIKGLNGQKPLGASEPITVKFANNPSQKTGQALLTHLYQTTARRYTGPLHHQTQRFSPLSVISRFSPITIDSMTSLAGVNLTGASSAGWCIFVYNLSPEADESVLWQLFGPFGAVTNVKVIRDFTTNKCKGFGFVTMTNYDEAAMAIASLNGYRLGDRILQVSFKTSKQHKA; encoded by the exons CAGATAATCAGCACAATGGAGACCCAAGTGTCCAATGGCCCCACGAGCAACAGTTCCCTCCCCAACGGGCCCCTGATCAGCGCCAACGGGGCCACCGACGACTCCAAAACGAACCTCATTGTCAACTACCTGCCCCAGAACATGACCCAAGaggagttcaaaagcctctttGGAAGCATTGGGGAGATCGAGTCCTGCAAATTGGTCCGCGACAAAATCACAG GACAGAGTTTAGGCTACGGCTTCGTCAACTATGTGGACCCCAATGACGCCGACAAAGCCATCAACACCCTAAATGGACTCAAGCTCCAAACAAAAACAATCAAg gtgtcTTATGCCCGGCCCAGCTCGGCCTCCATCCGCGACGCCAACCTCTATGTCAGCGGCCTCCCCAAGACCATGAGCCAGAAAGAGATGGAGCAGCTCTTCTCCCAGTATGGCCGCATCATCACGTCCCGCATCCTCGTTGACCAGGTCACAG GCGTCTCCCGAGGGGTGGGCTTCATCCGCTTTGACAAGAGGATAGAGGCTGAGGAGGCCATCAAGGGGCTGAACGGGCAGAAGCCACTGGGAGCCAGCGAGCCCATCACGGTCAAGTTCGCCAACAACCCCAGCCAAAAAACCGGCCAGGCGCTGCTCACCCACCTCTACCAGACCACCGCCCGGCGGTACACCGGACCCCTGCACCACCAGACTCAGCGCTTCAG TCCTCTCTCCGTAATCTCCAGGTTCTCCCCCATCACGATCGACAGCATGACCAGCCTGGCGGGCGTCAACCTGACGGGGGCCTCCAGTGCGGGCTGGTGCATCTTTGTGTACAACCTCTCCCCCGAGGCAGACGAGAGCGTCCTCTGGCAGCTCTTCGGTCCCTTCGGGGCCGTCACCAACGTCAAGGTCATCCGCGACTTCACCACCAACAAATGCAAGGGCTTTGGCTTCGTCACCATGACCAACTACGACGAGGCCGCCATGGCCATCGCCAGCCTGAACGGCTACCGGCTGGGCGACCGGATCCTCCAGGTCTCCTTCAAGACCAGTAAGCAACACAAGGCGTGA
- the ELAVL3 gene encoding ELAV-like protein 3 isoform X1, translating into MVTQIISTMETQVSNGPTSNSSLPNGPLISANGATDDSKTNLIVNYLPQNMTQEEFKSLFGSIGEIESCKLVRDKITGQSLGYGFVNYVDPNDADKAINTLNGLKLQTKTIKVSYARPSSASIRDANLYVSGLPKTMSQKEMEQLFSQYGRIITSRILVDQVTGVSRGVGFIRFDKRIEAEEAIKGLNGQKPLGASEPITVKFANNPSQKTGQALLTHLYQTTARRYTGPLHHQTQRFRLDNLLNMAYGVKSPLSVISRFSPITIDSMTSLAGVNLTGASSAGWCIFVYNLSPEADESVLWQLFGPFGAVTNVKVIRDFTTNKCKGFGFVTMTNYDEAAMAIASLNGYRLGDRILQVSFKTSKQHKA; encoded by the exons CAGATAATCAGCACAATGGAGACCCAAGTGTCCAATGGCCCCACGAGCAACAGTTCCCTCCCCAACGGGCCCCTGATCAGCGCCAACGGGGCCACCGACGACTCCAAAACGAACCTCATTGTCAACTACCTGCCCCAGAACATGACCCAAGaggagttcaaaagcctctttGGAAGCATTGGGGAGATCGAGTCCTGCAAATTGGTCCGCGACAAAATCACAG GACAGAGTTTAGGCTACGGCTTCGTCAACTATGTGGACCCCAATGACGCCGACAAAGCCATCAACACCCTAAATGGACTCAAGCTCCAAACAAAAACAATCAAg gtgtcTTATGCCCGGCCCAGCTCGGCCTCCATCCGCGACGCCAACCTCTATGTCAGCGGCCTCCCCAAGACCATGAGCCAGAAAGAGATGGAGCAGCTCTTCTCCCAGTATGGCCGCATCATCACGTCCCGCATCCTCGTTGACCAGGTCACAG GCGTCTCCCGAGGGGTGGGCTTCATCCGCTTTGACAAGAGGATAGAGGCTGAGGAGGCCATCAAGGGGCTGAACGGGCAGAAGCCACTGGGAGCCAGCGAGCCCATCACGGTCAAGTTCGCCAACAACCCCAGCCAAAAAACCGGCCAGGCGCTGCTCACCCACCTCTACCAGACCACCGCCCGGCGGTACACCGGACCCCTGCACCACCAGACTCAGCGCTTCAG GCTCGACAATTTGCTAAACATGGCATACGGCGTCAAGAG TCCTCTCTCCGTAATCTCCAGGTTCTCCCCCATCACGATCGACAGCATGACCAGCCTGGCGGGCGTCAACCTGACGGGGGCCTCCAGTGCGGGCTGGTGCATCTTTGTGTACAACCTCTCCCCCGAGGCAGACGAGAGCGTCCTCTGGCAGCTCTTCGGTCCCTTCGGGGCCGTCACCAACGTCAAGGTCATCCGCGACTTCACCACCAACAAATGCAAGGGCTTTGGCTTCGTCACCATGACCAACTACGACGAGGCCGCCATGGCCATCGCCAGCCTGAACGGCTACCGGCTGGGCGACCGGATCCTCCAGGTCTCCTTCAAGACCAGTAAGCAACACAAGGCGTGA
- the ELAVL3 gene encoding ELAV-like protein 3 isoform X2, translating into MVTIISTMETQVSNGPTSNSSLPNGPLISANGATDDSKTNLIVNYLPQNMTQEEFKSLFGSIGEIESCKLVRDKITGQSLGYGFVNYVDPNDADKAINTLNGLKLQTKTIKVSYARPSSASIRDANLYVSGLPKTMSQKEMEQLFSQYGRIITSRILVDQVTGVSRGVGFIRFDKRIEAEEAIKGLNGQKPLGASEPITVKFANNPSQKTGQALLTHLYQTTARRYTGPLHHQTQRFRLDNLLNMAYGVKSPLSVISRFSPITIDSMTSLAGVNLTGASSAGWCIFVYNLSPEADESVLWQLFGPFGAVTNVKVIRDFTTNKCKGFGFVTMTNYDEAAMAIASLNGYRLGDRILQVSFKTSKQHKA; encoded by the exons ATAATCAGCACAATGGAGACCCAAGTGTCCAATGGCCCCACGAGCAACAGTTCCCTCCCCAACGGGCCCCTGATCAGCGCCAACGGGGCCACCGACGACTCCAAAACGAACCTCATTGTCAACTACCTGCCCCAGAACATGACCCAAGaggagttcaaaagcctctttGGAAGCATTGGGGAGATCGAGTCCTGCAAATTGGTCCGCGACAAAATCACAG GACAGAGTTTAGGCTACGGCTTCGTCAACTATGTGGACCCCAATGACGCCGACAAAGCCATCAACACCCTAAATGGACTCAAGCTCCAAACAAAAACAATCAAg gtgtcTTATGCCCGGCCCAGCTCGGCCTCCATCCGCGACGCCAACCTCTATGTCAGCGGCCTCCCCAAGACCATGAGCCAGAAAGAGATGGAGCAGCTCTTCTCCCAGTATGGCCGCATCATCACGTCCCGCATCCTCGTTGACCAGGTCACAG GCGTCTCCCGAGGGGTGGGCTTCATCCGCTTTGACAAGAGGATAGAGGCTGAGGAGGCCATCAAGGGGCTGAACGGGCAGAAGCCACTGGGAGCCAGCGAGCCCATCACGGTCAAGTTCGCCAACAACCCCAGCCAAAAAACCGGCCAGGCGCTGCTCACCCACCTCTACCAGACCACCGCCCGGCGGTACACCGGACCCCTGCACCACCAGACTCAGCGCTTCAG GCTCGACAATTTGCTAAACATGGCATACGGCGTCAAGAG TCCTCTCTCCGTAATCTCCAGGTTCTCCCCCATCACGATCGACAGCATGACCAGCCTGGCGGGCGTCAACCTGACGGGGGCCTCCAGTGCGGGCTGGTGCATCTTTGTGTACAACCTCTCCCCCGAGGCAGACGAGAGCGTCCTCTGGCAGCTCTTCGGTCCCTTCGGGGCCGTCACCAACGTCAAGGTCATCCGCGACTTCACCACCAACAAATGCAAGGGCTTTGGCTTCGTCACCATGACCAACTACGACGAGGCCGCCATGGCCATCGCCAGCCTGAACGGCTACCGGCTGGGCGACCGGATCCTCCAGGTCTCCTTCAAGACCAGTAAGCAACACAAGGCGTGA